In one window of Dermochelys coriacea isolate rDerCor1 chromosome 3, rDerCor1.pri.v4, whole genome shotgun sequence DNA:
- the LOC119854084 gene encoding serotriflin-like — MILLAAFLGLAAVLQPSTGQTPDLTSLSTDNANQQKDIVDKHNALRRGVMPTARNMLRMEWSPAAAENAKSWANECTLSHSPQNRRTTTVGCGENLYMSTAPNSWSDAIQAWYSEVENFMYGIGPTTPGAVIGHYTQVVWYKSYQIGCAIAFCPQRFYKYYYVCHYCPAGNYRKVMSTPYKSGPVCGDCPNACDNGLCTNPCKYVDIYANCPDLKVLLGCTNPMIKKICPASCRCTTEIK; from the exons ATGATTCTGCTGGCTGCATTCCTCGGCCTGGCTGCTGTGTTGCAGCCATCCACTGGACAG ACTCCAGATTTAACTTCTCTGTCAACTGACAACGCAAATCAACAAAAGGATATTGTTGACAAGCACAATGCCTTAAGGAGAGGGGTGATGCCAACCGCTAGGAACATGCTGAGGATG GAATGGAGTCCTGCAGCTGCAGAGAATGCCAAAAGTTGGGCAAATGAATGTACTTTATCCCACAGTCCCCAAAACAGAAGGACAACTA CAGTGGGCTGTGGCGAAAATCTCTACATGTCAACTGCACCCAATTCCTGGTCAGATGCAATACAAGCCTGGTacagtgaggtggaaaatttCATGTATGGCATTGGGCCAACCACACCAGGTGCAGTCATTGGCCATTATACTCAG GTGGTTTGGTACAAGTCTTACCAGATTGGCTGTGCAATTGCCTTTTGTCCTCAGAGATTTTACAAATACTATTACGTTTGCCATTACTGTCCTGC GGGGAATTACAGAAAAGTAATGAGCACACCTTATAAATCAGGGCCAGTGTGTGGAGATTGCCCTAATGCTTGTGACAATGGACTATGCA CCAATCCTTGTAAGTATGTGGACATTTACGCAAACTGTCCTGATTTAAAAGTACTCCTCGGATGTACAAACCCCATGATCAAGAAAATATGTCCTGCCTCCTGCCGTTGcaccactgaaataaaataa